A window of Candidatus Methylomirabilota bacterium genomic DNA:
AGTGCGCGCCCAGGAAGAGCGTCTCCTCGAGCTCGCCCGCGAGTGCCGGGCCCGGCCCGCCGAACGCGAGATCCGAGGAGCGCAGCACCACCTCGACGGGCCCGCGCAGCGGACCGTCGTAGGGCAACCGCTGGCCGCCGAGCGTGAGCGCGCCGGCCTCGGCGTGCGCCCGGAGCCGCGTGCTCACGCCGAGGAAGTCGGCGGCGAAGAGGTCGGCGGGGCGTCGGTACACCTCCTCCGGCGCGCCCGTCTGGACGACCCGGCCCGCGCTCATCAGCACGACCTGATCGGCGATCGCGAGCGCCTCCTCCTGGTCGTGGGTGACGTAGATCGCGGTGATGCCGACGCGCCGCTGGAGACGGCGCACCTCGACGCGCAGGCGCTGGCGGACCTTGGCGTCGAGGTTCGAGAGCGGCTCGTCGAGCAGCAGCACGCGCGGCTCGACCACCAGCGCGCGGGCGAGCGCCACCCGCTGCTGCTGGCCGCCGGAGAGGGCGCCGGGCTTCCGGCGCGCGACCGCCTCGACGTCACCGATCTCGACGAGCGCGAGCGCCTCGAGCGCCCGCCGGCGGATCTGCTCGCGGGGCAGGCGCTTGAGCCGGAGGCCGTACGCGACGTTGTCGAAGACGGTCATGTGCGGCCAGAGGGCATAATTCTGGAAGACCATCGCCGTCGCCCGCGCTTGCGGCGGCAGCCCGGTGACGTCCTCGCCGCCGAAGCGGATCGTGCCCGCGTCCACGCGGGCGAAGCCCGCGATCGAGCGGAGCAGCGTCGTCTTGCCGCACCCCGAGGGTCCGAGGATCGCCGTCAGCCGCCCGGGCTCGAAGCCGAGCGAGACGTCGCGGAGCGCCTCGACGTGCCCGTACCGCTTGGTGAGCCCTTCCACGCCGACGGCGATCATGCGGGGCAGTCTATCTCACCTGCCCACCGAGGTGACTACGCGAGCCAGGTGCGGGTGCGGGCGCGCGCGCGGGCCCCCGCGCGGAGCGCCGTGCGCGCCGCCGTCTCGGGCGTCGCGGCGCGGACGAGGGGCACCCGACGGCCCTCGGGCTGGCGGAGACGCCAGGAGCGGAGACCGACGACGGGCACGCCGAGCTTGAGGGCGAGCGCGATCTCGGAGAGCGTGCCGTACCGGCCACCCACGGCGACGATTGCGTCGCACGAGCGGACGAGGACGACGTTGCGGGCCTGGTCCATGCCGGTGACGATCGGCACCGTCACCCAGCGGTTCGCGTCGCTCCGAGAGAAACCGGGAAGGACCCCGACGACGAGGCCCCCGGCGCGGGCGGCGCCGCGCGCGGCGGCCTCCATCACGCCCCGCAGCCCGCCGCAGAGCAGGACGGCGCCGGCGCCCGCGATGGCGGCGCCGACGCGCTCGGCGTCGCGCGCGACGCGCCGCGAGCACGTGCCCTCGCCGATCACGCCGATGTGGAGCGCCATCGCCGGGGGATACTACCATGATGTATCATCCTCACATGCTCGACCCGATCACGGTCTCCGTCCTCACGCACCGCTTCGAGGCCATCGTCCAGGAGATGGGCGAGGCGATGCTGCGCACGGCCTACTCGCAGATCCTCAACTCGAGCCGCGACTTCTCGACGGCGCTCTGCGACGACCAGGCGCGCCTTGTCGCCCAGGCCGAGCACGTGCCGATCCACGTGGGCGCGATCCCCTGGGCCGTCGAGTCGGTGCGCGACGCGTTCCTCGGGCGCGTGCATCCCGGGGACGTCTTCCTGCTGAACGACCCCTACCACGGCAACAACCACCTGCCCGACCTCACGGCGTTCGTGCCCGTGTTCGTGGACGACGAGGTCGCCTTCTGGTCGATCAACCGGGCGCACCAGTCGGACATCGGCGGCGCGACGCACGGCGCCTACAACCCGGCCGCGACGGAGATCTGGCAGGAGGGGCTCCGGATCACGCCGCTCAAGCTCTACGATCGCGGTGAGCTGCGCGACGACGTGCTGAAGATGATCACGACGAACGTCCGCCACCCGCACGACTTCATGGGCGACCTCAACGCCATGATCGGCTCGGCGAAGGTCGGCGAGCGCCGGCTGCACGCGCTCCTCGACGAGTACGGCACGAAGACGGTCGTCGGCGCCGTGGACGAGATCCTCGACGGCGCCGAGAAGCAGGCGCGCGCGTGCGTCCGGACGTGGAAGGACGGCGTGTATCGCGGCGAGTCGATCCTCGACGACGACGGCCACGGCTTCACCGACATCTGGATCCGCGCGACGGTCACGAAGAAGGGCGACGCGCTCACGGTCGACCTCTCCGGGTCGCACCGGCAGGTCCACGGCTTCATCAACTCGTCGTTCCCGAACACGATGTCGTCGGTCCACATGGCCT
This region includes:
- a CDS encoding hydantoinase B/oxoprolinase family protein codes for the protein MYHPHMLDPITVSVLTHRFEAIVQEMGEAMLRTAYSQILNSSRDFSTALCDDQARLVAQAEHVPIHVGAIPWAVESVRDAFLGRVHPGDVFLLNDPYHGNNHLPDLTAFVPVFVDDEVAFWSINRAHQSDIGGATHGAYNPAATEIWQEGLRITPLKLYDRGELRDDVLKMITTNVRHPHDFMGDLNAMIGSAKVGERRLHALLDEYGTKTVVGAVDEILDGAEKQARACVRTWKDGVYRGESILDDDGHGFTDIWIRATVTKKGDALTVDLSGSHRQVHGFINSSFPNTMSSVHMAFAYLIDPRTPKNSGTFRPVKTILKEGTIVWPYAPAPVTLATNHCAQEIAEAIIKALAPACPERTIAGWGRRFRIAIKGVNPRTKRPFIWHMFHARPGGGATAVGDGWETAGEGQAAGGIKFGSVEVAEVRFPLTFEHHEFRADSAGDGRHRGGVGAVLRLRVDTEEPAVANTAGDGVRHPPYGLLGGRDGLPHRYRLLSRGRAPRFLKTKEVGVVVRPGDVFFVESSGGGGYGPPSRRSREARAADLANGFVTRRGGVSRARKTR
- a CDS encoding TIGR00725 family protein, whose translation is MALHIGVIGEGTCSRRVARDAERVGAAIAGAGAVLLCGGLRGVMEAAARGAARAGGLVVGVLPGFSRSDANRWVTVPIVTGMDQARNVVLVRSCDAIVAVGGRYGTLSEIALALKLGVPVVGLRSWRLRQPEGRRVPLVRAATPETAARTALRAGARARARTRTWLA
- a CDS encoding ABC transporter ATP-binding protein, which gives rise to MIAVGVEGLTKRYGHVEALRDVSLGFEPGRLTAILGPSGCGKTTLLRSIAGFARVDAGTIRFGGEDVTGLPPQARATAMVFQNYALWPHMTVFDNVAYGLRLKRLPREQIRRRALEALALVEIGDVEAVARRKPGALSGGQQQRVALARALVVEPRVLLLDEPLSNLDAKVRQRLRVEVRRLQRRVGITAIYVTHDQEEALAIADQVVLMSAGRVVQTGAPEEVYRRPADLFAADFLGVSTRLRAHAEAGALTLGGQRLPYDGPLRGPVEVVLRSSDLAFGGPGPALAGELEETLFLGAH